AGGGAGGAAAGTGGTGATGATTCTTCCTCTTGAATATGAAGCTGACGACATATCTGAGGACGTCATAAAGATAAGGGCAGGGACAACATTCACGAATAGAAACGTTATAATGGTCAGATCTGGGGACGTCCTTCTCTGCCTTGGAGGAGGACTCGGTTCCTTCACTGAAGTTGTTAATGCTCTATCAATGGGAAAGCTTACTATCGTTCTGAGAAATACTGGCAGCTTGACAGATTCTCTAGAAGGTTTCATGGGGAAAGGAGTTGTCGATGAAAGAAAAGGAGGATTTCTAGCGTTCGTAGATAGGGGTAGCGAGGCAGTTGAAATCATACAGAATCGTTTCGCTAGTATATAGAGCAACAGGAAAATCCTCATTTCTCGAAAAACACGCGCATTGCTTTCTCATTTTTTAGAGCGAGAGACGGTTATAAGCTTGAACTTGCAAGAATTATTCGGTATGGAACGATGAAAATAAGGCATCTCGTAATTATAATGCTATTGCTATTCATACTTGGAGGATTCATAGGCTATTCTCTTGCTATGAGCAACCCATATGGATTGGCTAAGGAGCTATTCAACTCATTCGGAAATAAGGCAAAAACCATAGGATTTGCCCCATTCTCAATAAGATCTGCTTTCCTAATTTTCATGAACAACTTTGCTATTGCCCTTCTAATGATTATCCTGAGCATAACCATTGTACTTCCATCTGTTGTAGTCTTTCTCAATGGAGCTGTTGCTGGTGTGGTTGTGGCCTTTGCTGAAGGAAATGGAATAAGCATACCACTAGCTATTCTTTCCATGATCCCCCACGGACTGTTTGAGCTATCAGCCTTTTTCTTATCAGCTTCGTATGGAACTGCCCTTGGAATTGCTTTCTGGAAAAGGATCATCGGAAAAAGTGGAAATCTCTCTTCTCTTATAATAAAGCTACCTCTCTATGTCTTTGCAGTGGCAGCTCTTCTCCTGATAGCAGCATTCGTGGAGACTTTCATTTCTCCCCTCATCCTAACCCTGTAGTTTTTTGTACTAAAAGCACTTTGAAGCAATTTATATCCTTGATTTAAATTGTTACAAATTTTTTATTTTTTCCCACCTTTTTCCCATAAATTTATATAATTATTATATATTAACATTAAATGGTGTAAAGGTTGGAAAACGTTAAGAGGGTCTTCATTGTTGTGGAGCGATGCGTTGGATGCAAGAGCTGTGAAATAGCATGCCACATAGAGCACTCCAAGAGCAAGGATCTCTACAAGGCTATTTTCGAAATTCCAAGGCCTAAGAGATTCAACACTGTTCTAAAAGTGGATCAGTATAATGCCTCGCTGAGATGTGCTCACTGTGAGGATCCTCCCTGCGCTAATGTTTGTCCTACGGGAGCATTACAGAAAGACGAAGAGACTGGATTTGTTACATATAATCCCGCTAAGTGCATTGGATGCTGGCAGTGCGCAATGGTATGTCCTTTCGGTGCCATCTATCCTGACTATGAGACCTTAACAGCAGCGAAGTGCGATGGCTGCATTGAAAGAGTCAAGTCAGGCAGGCTACCGGCATGTGTAGAGGCCTGTCCAACTAATGCTCTGGTCTTCGCAGATGTCAAGGAAATGGAGCAATTCAAAAGAGAGCGCTCCCTCAGAGAGCTCACAGCAGGGCAGAAAGTTTCAATTTTTGAGCTAGGGGTGGTCTAACATGGTAACCGATCTATTGAAGGAGAAGAAGGAGGCAATAGAGAAAAGCAGTCAAGAATACGGAATGCTCGATGAAGGAACTGTCAGGCTTCTAAAGAAAGAGGAGAAAGAGGCGAGGACAACAGTTTATCATAGGCTCGCGAGGCAGGAGCCGCAGTGTGGCTTTGGTGAGCTAGGTGTATGCTGTAGGATGTGCTACATGGGCCCCTGCAGAATCGATGTTTTCAATTCAGGAGGTCCTCAGCTCGGAGTGTGTGGTGCTACTGCCGATACTATAGTTGCGAGAAATCTACTTAGAGAGACCGTTGGAGGAGCAAGCTCCCATGTTGAGCATGCTATGGAAATAGCTGAGATATTGAGGGATGTGGCAGAAGGAAAGCTAGAAGCGTATAAAATAAGAGATACAGAAAAGCTTCTCAGTGTCGCACGGAATCTCGGAATAAATACGGAAAATAGAGAAATTTCAGAGATAGCTCTCGAAATTGCTGAAGCATCTTTGGAGGATCTCTATAAGCTCGACAGAAAGCCAAGTAGATGGATAGAGAAATACTCTCCATCCTCGAGCTTTAAAAAATGGAGCGCGTTGGGAATAGTGCCAACTAACATATGGCAGCCCATAGTGAATGCTATGCATAGAACATCCATGGGAAATGATGCCGATCCAGTTAACATCCTGCTAGCAGATCTTAGGATGGGAATAGTGGACGGCTACGGACTCACCATGGCCACTGAGCTCTCCGATGTGCTTTTTGGAACTCCAAACATTATTCACAGCTATGCAAACTTAGCTACTATAAAGGAGGACTATGTTAATATTGCAGTTCATGGTCACAACCCTGCTCTATCAGAGAAGGTTCTAGAGTGGGCCGAAAAGCTGCAGGAAAGAGCAAGGGCCATAGGAGCTAAGGGAATAAACATAATTGGGGTCTGCTGCACAGGAAACGAAGTCCTAATGAGGCATGGGATACCTCTGGCAGCGAATGAAATGCAGGCAGAGCTTGCCATAGTCACCGGAGCTCTAGATGCAATGGTAGCTGACTTTCAATGCATTTGGCCCATACTTGCTCAAGTAGCTTCTTGCTATCACACAAAGCTCATAACCACTGTTCCCTATGTGAAGATTCCTGGAGCCATACACATAGAATTCTCTCCCGAGAAAGCAGATGAAGTTGCTAGGAGAATAATCGAAATAGGACTTGAGGCCTATCAGCAGAGAAATCCAGCGAGGGTCTTCATACCGAACCATCCAGAGGAAGTTTATGCAGGTTTCTCCGTCGAGGCGCTGCTTGGAATTCTCAAGAAGGTCGATCCGGAGGATCCTCTCAAACCTCTAATAGAAAACATAGCAAACGGTAACATCTATGGAATTGCGGCAATAGTGGGATGTCCCAACCCAAAAACAAGAAAGTATCTGTTCAGTGAGAGGCTTATAAAGGAGCTGCTCAAGAACAACGTTCTTGTTATAGTTACTGGCTGCATAGCTCACATAGCTGCACAGGCTGGCTTCATGAATCCGAGAAAAATAGATGAAATTGGTGTTGGGGAAGGATTGAAGAGTGTGCTCAAAGCCCTGGGAGGGGCAGCTGGATTGCCCAGCCTTCCTCCCACAATTCACATGGGATCATGTGTGGATAACTCAAGGATAGGTGTGCTGCTTAAAGCAGTTTCAGAAAAGCTGCATGTCGATGTGTCATCGCTCCCTGTTGTAGCGTCTGCTCCCGAACTCATTACGGAGAAGGCTGTTTCCATTGGTACTTGGGCTCTTGCTTTGGGTGTGACTGTGCATGTCTGCCCGCCTCTCAGAGTCCTAGGAGGACCGCAGGTTGCTGATATTTTAACAAGGCAATTAAGGAATATTACTGGAGGGGAGCTCTATATAGAGTGCGACCCGGAGAAGGCAGCCAAGGAGCTTATTAGAAAAATTAGAGAAAAGCGTATAGGGCTAGGACTGAGGGCGTGAAATAGCTTGCCGTTCACAAGAGCAAGCGAGGAAGAGAGAGATAGAATAATTAAGGAGATACTCCTCGAGCTGCCTCACAGAGAATCTAAAACAGATGAAGGACTTAGAGTTGTTGTTACAGGAAAGGGGGGTGCTGGAAAAACAGTACTTGCCTCACTCCTCTCTTACCGATTTGCTGAAGCAGGCTATAGGGTCTTGGCGGTTGATGAGGATCCTCAGATGAACCTTCCAATGTCTTTAGGACTTACAGAGGAGGAAGCCAACAGGATAGTCCCTCTCAACAGGCAGCTCGATTATATTGAGGAGAAAACAGGGGCTAGGCCAGGAACAGGCTGGGGTTTATTCATAAGACTCAATCCAAATGTAGAGGATGTAGTTGAAAGGTTCGGTATTAAGATTACCGAGAAGCTCACTCTTTTGGTAATGGGAACAGTGGTTCAAGCAGCTGTTGGCTGCACGTGTCCCGAAAACGATCTCCTTGCAGCAGTCATGAACTACATTTCCTTGAAGAGGAATGAAGTTATAGTTATGGACACTGAGGCTGGTCTTGAGCAGTTTGGTAGAGCAATCTCAAGAGGTTTCCATCACTCCCTCATTATCTCCGAGCCAACATTAACTTCTATGAGTGTCTCCTTGAGGGCAGCCGAGCTCTCCAGAGATCTCAAGATTCCCTACGTGCACCTAATCGTGAACAAAGTAAAAAACAAAGAGGATGAGCAAAAGGCTCTGAGCGTGCTGAACAGCACTGGCAGGAAGCTCTTCCACAGCATATCCTTTCTTCCCTTTTCTGAAGAGATTTATAGAAACGAGCCTTCTGTTCTCCCCATGCTCAACTACCGGAATACTGAGTTCATGCTCAAGTTCGAAGAAGCCTTCAAGAGGATCTTTGGAAGCTGGCTCGTTCAGAACAGCAGATCCTGATCAAGAAGCGTTTTTTTGACCTCATCTATTCCATTGAACACAGGAAATATCTCTCTTCTTCTCATTAGATATCTCTTCAGAAGGCCGCTCCATCTAACATCTCCAACCATCTCTGCTCCAACTATTTTTCCATCTCTAGAGTAATATAGCTCGAGAAGTCCATCCTTCTCGATTTCGATCTCCTCATCATATTTCCATACGTTTCCCAATGAAAAAAATGCTTTATCATCTATATTAATAGAATTCAGCCTCACACCACCATCATGCTTCACGCTTTCTCCAGCAACATTTGCTCCAGCTATCTTTCCAGTCTCAAACGCGTTTGTCCATGTTGGAATTGGGGAGACAGCATCTTCAAGAGCATGCTTGAGCTCTATGCAGTCCCCCGCTGCGAAGACGTCTGGAGAGGAGGTTCTCATAAATTCATCAACAATGATACCACCGCTTTTTCCAAGCCTTATCGATTCATCGACAAATTCCGTGTTGGGTTTAACTCCTACAGCCATAACTATCGTGTCTGCTCTGTAGAATCCACCCTCAGTTTTCACTCCTCTCTCGGGCTCATCTTTCAGCTCAATCACCTTTTCCTCTTTGTATATTTCTATTCCATCTCTTCTAAGATTATTCTCTATCATATTGCTTAGCTTCTTGCTGAAAACCGTGCTGAGCACATTTTCCAGAGCTTCGATAAGCTTGACTCTTTTTCCAAGCTTCCTCAGAGAGAGAGCAATTTCGACTCCAACTGGGCCAGCCCCAATTATTGCTATCTCCTTCCCGGCACTACTTTTTAGTCTTTCAGCATCGTCGTAGGTCCTCACAACAAGGGCCATGTCAGAATTTGGTATCTTCAGCCTTCGTGGGGAAGCTCCGCTTGCTATAATGAGCCTATCGTACGGTATTTCCCTTCTTCCAGTTGAAACGATCTTTTTCGAAGTATCTATGAATTTCACATCTTCACCAAGGTAAAGTTTTGCTTTATTCTTCTGATAGAAGCTCACATCTCTCGAGAAGAGGTTATCCTTGCTGAGTCTACCCTCTATGTAGTACGGGATCGCAGCTGGAGAGTAAAATGGGCGGGTCTCATCAAGCTTTTCCCTTGATAGAACAATTATTTCAGAAGATTTATCGTATTTCCTCATCTCTCTTAAGGCCGAGATTCCTGCTATTCCATTTCCAATGATAACAACCCTCATTACTTCCCACTACAGTTGTTTTATTTATTCAAAAAATTATTTTAACCTTTTGTCAGCATTCGAACTCAGCCTATAGGACAAAGCGAAAAAAGCTTTTATCGTACTTCTAATTTATTTTCGCCTTCTCATCACTGCTAAAAGCATCACCGAAAGAAGAAGAACAGCAGCAACAGATGCAATCACTATGTTTCCATATCCTCCACCACCCTGTGCAGAAGTAGAGGCAGAAGATGTTTCACTCCCTGTGGCTGTCGTTTTTGTAGGGAAAGTATTTGTGGCTGTTGTCACAGTGTATGAAGTGATTGTGGTTGCTGTTGTGGTTATAGTAGTTGTTGATGTGCCGCTGAACACTCCCAGAACCTGCGAAGGAGGAGATGCAAGAGGATACAGATCCAGGACATCCTTCCCTGTAGTGGTTGCTATAGCATAGGGAGAATCGACTATTCCGTCCTTGTTGCTGTCTGGAGATACGTGATTGTACCAGTAGTTCCCCATCTTCGTCGTTTCATTCGCTATGTACCATGAATTCCCACCACTTTCGTCTGCTGCGCAGTAATTATAGCAGTACCAGAACACATTTCCAAATATTGTGTTGTTTCCTGTAGATTTCGACATATATACTCCTATATGTCCAGTTCTGTTAATGAAATTAAGAGCAATTGTGTTACCATAGCCATTGAGCGCATTGACTCCCCTTCCTCCAGAAAGCACATTGAGCACAATGTAATTGTTGCTTCCTCTAAGCTCAACTGCAAATTGTCCCCCTGATATTATGTTCTCTCGCAGTATGTTTTCGCTTCCTGTAAGCCTTATCCCAGACGAAGCTCCAGCTATTTCGCTCTTCTCCACTGAATTTGCTATCGAGCCTGCCGGTATATCAATTCCTATGTCTCCGCTTATTCTGCTTCCCATAACAACAGCATCCCTTCCAGTAAGGAGAACAGCTGTTGTAGCTGAAGATACCGTGGAATTTCTCAGCTCTCCACTGCTCATCTTCACTCCAGTACCATCGTAGCTTCTTATATTGCTGAACATTATCTGAGTGCTCCTGCACCCGCCAACTCCTATGCTCCCATTGTAAACAGAAACAGAGCTATAATAGAGGCCCAGCATGCTGCACGCTCCCCATATTCCCCCGGGCTTTGGAGTGAGATTTTCTCTTCCAGCAGTGATGCTGCAATGCTCCACACTTGCACTTGCCCAACCATGATCCATATCCCCTAGCTGGATTCCGCTCGCTGTGCTCTCAACCACCATGCTCTCCAGAAGGACATTGCTAGCCAAGACTTTTATAGCAGAATCCAATCCGCTCGAAGGCCGTTCTAGAACTACTTTCATGCTTCCTACTTTGGAATTGTTGGCATATATCTCTATTTGGCCTTTTATCACAACTGTAGAGTTGCTTTCACCAAAGATTGTTAGAGTTTTTGTTACTTTAAAGCCCGAATAAGTCCCCGCCATCACAGTTATTATATCTCCATCTGATGCTGCATTAATCGCTGATTGTATATCCTGATAATCTCTAGGAACGACTATGCTCTTTGCTCCGCTGCCCTCCAGCAATGAAGAGGAAAAAAGCACAATACAGAGGGCTGCAGTTATTAGAAAGCACGCACTTCTAGAGAAGTTCAAGCTAAATCACAAAAATAATGTCAAATTTTAAATATATAAAATTAATATTTTACTTCTTTTCCCTCCTATAAAATTATTTATTTCCCTTTTTCCACACGTAATGAATTAATAGCAGAAATCGTCTTCTCATCTTAGAATAAATGGACTTGAGACCCGGATATGAGCAGCTCTTTATGTATTCTGCCCAAAACAAACGCAGAGCTTCTCTTAATGAACTATCGAGGCTGGCACGAATGAACTTCAAACTTCCAGGAATATTTTTCATCATAATAAAAAAATTGGGGAAAAACTCTGCCAGTTGAGCTGATCCACGAGATTACCTTCTAGTTGCCTCCGAGAGAAGGGATTCCATGGCATCCATAAAGGACTTGAGCTCGCTATCGTCATGTACCAATGCAGGTAATAGATGAGCCATACCCTCTCCAAGATATAGTACTCCATTGTTCCTTGCATGGAGGTTCAAAGCCCTCTCTGCTAGACCTCCGCTCCACCTCAGCTCATATGCTTCCCCAGTATTTCTAGGTCTTTTCCTAGTGAAGTGTATCCCAGTCATGGTTCCGGCTCCCGTTGAGAAGCACTCCACACCATAGCTACTGCATATTTTTTCTGCCTTCCTTCTCAGATCCTCCCAAGCTGAATTCGCATGCTGGTATATTTCTCTGTGGCTGCTCAGATATTCAACTAGAGCCCTTCCAGCATGAATAGTTATTGGATTTCCAGTGAATGTCCCCCCATGGAAGGCCCTCCTCGCTCTGTCGGGAAACTTTATGTGATCCATCATCTCCATTATTTCCCTCCTCCCTCCAATTGCTCCTGCTCCAGGCATTCCACCTCCAACCGCTTTGCCATATATCACCATATCAGCCTTCACTCCAAAGAACTCCTGACCTCCTCCAGGAGAGAGCCTGAATCCTGTTATGACCTCGTCGAATATCAGCAAGGTTCCATGCTCTAGCGTCAGCCTTCTAAGCTCCTTCAAGTATCCTTCATCAGGACCTATGCATCCTCCTCCTCCGAGCACCGGCTCGACTATTACTGCTGCTGTAGGATAGCTCCTCAATGCTCTCTCCACAGCCTCTATATCATTGTATGGAACTGCTATTGTGAACTTTGTGAAATCCTGGGGAAGACCTGCAGATTCAGGGAGATCGAAAGGAGGGGAAGATGTTGCTTTGTGCAGTGATTCAACTCCACCATGCCATCCTCCCTCCATCTTCACGATGTAGTTCTTTCCAGTGTATGCTCTAGCAGCCCTCACAGCATATAGATTGGCCTCAGTTCCGCTGTTGGAGAACCTGATCATCTCTATTCCTGGAAGGAGCTTCGTAAGGAACTCGGCATACTCAAGCGCATACGGATTCTCATACCCAAGATGTGAGCCTTTCTTCAGAGCCTCATTCACTGCCTCTATAACTTGCTCAGGGAGATGTCCAAGAAGATGAGTTCCATGCCCCTCCCAGAAGTCTATATATTCATTGCCATCCACATCGTAGACCCTTGTCCCCTTGGCACTTTTTATGAACAATGGATAGGGCCTGAAGAACCTTATAGCATAGGTAACTCCTCCTGGTAGTACTTTCCTAGCTCTTTCCCAGAGCTCCTTGCTCCTGCCTGTTTTTCTCCTATATTCTTCCTCCTCTCTCTTTGCTATCTCTGACAGCCTGGAGATCAGCACCGTGTTCTCCATGCCTCTCATTACCTC
The Fervidicoccaceae archaeon genome window above contains:
- a CDS encoding stage II sporulation protein M, yielding MKIRHLVIIMLLLFILGGFIGYSLAMSNPYGLAKELFNSFGNKAKTIGFAPFSIRSAFLIFMNNFAIALLMIILSITIVLPSVVVFLNGAVAGVVVAFAEGNGISIPLAILSMIPHGLFELSAFFLSASYGTALGIAFWKRIIGKSGNLSSLIIKLPLYVFAVAALLLIAAFVETFISPLILTL
- the cooS gene encoding anaerobic carbon-monoxide dehydrogenase catalytic subunit codes for the protein MVTDLLKEKKEAIEKSSQEYGMLDEGTVRLLKKEEKEARTTVYHRLARQEPQCGFGELGVCCRMCYMGPCRIDVFNSGGPQLGVCGATADTIVARNLLRETVGGASSHVEHAMEIAEILRDVAEGKLEAYKIRDTEKLLSVARNLGINTENREISEIALEIAEASLEDLYKLDRKPSRWIEKYSPSSSFKKWSALGIVPTNIWQPIVNAMHRTSMGNDADPVNILLADLRMGIVDGYGLTMATELSDVLFGTPNIIHSYANLATIKEDYVNIAVHGHNPALSEKVLEWAEKLQERARAIGAKGINIIGVCCTGNEVLMRHGIPLAANEMQAELAIVTGALDAMVADFQCIWPILAQVASCYHTKLITTVPYVKIPGAIHIEFSPEKADEVARRIIEIGLEAYQQRNPARVFIPNHPEEVYAGFSVEALLGILKKVDPEDPLKPLIENIANGNIYGIAAIVGCPNPKTRKYLFSERLIKELLKNNVLVIVTGCIAHIAAQAGFMNPRKIDEIGVGEGLKSVLKALGGAAGLPSLPPTIHMGSCVDNSRIGVLLKAVSEKLHVDVSSLPVVASAPELITEKAVSIGTWALALGVTVHVCPPLRVLGGPQVADILTRQLRNITGGELYIECDPEKAAKELIRKIREKRIGLGLRA
- a CDS encoding AAA family ATPase, coding for MPFTRASEEERDRIIKEILLELPHRESKTDEGLRVVVTGKGGAGKTVLASLLSYRFAEAGYRVLAVDEDPQMNLPMSLGLTEEEANRIVPLNRQLDYIEEKTGARPGTGWGLFIRLNPNVEDVVERFGIKITEKLTLLVMGTVVQAAVGCTCPENDLLAAVMNYISLKRNEVIVMDTEAGLEQFGRAISRGFHHSLIISEPTLTSMSVSLRAAELSRDLKIPYVHLIVNKVKNKEDEQKALSVLNSTGRKLFHSISFLPFSEEIYRNEPSVLPMLNYRNTEFMLKFEEAFKRIFGSWLVQNSRS
- a CDS encoding NosD domain-containing protein, whose protein sequence is MNFSRSACFLITAALCIVLFSSSLLEGSGAKSIVVPRDYQDIQSAINAASDGDIITVMAGTYSGFKVTKTLTIFGESNSTVVIKGQIEIYANNSKVGSMKVVLERPSSGLDSAIKVLASNVLLESMVVESTASGIQLGDMDHGWASASVEHCSITAGRENLTPKPGGIWGACSMLGLYYSSVSVYNGSIGVGGCRSTQIMFSNIRSYDGTGVKMSSGELRNSTVSSATTAVLLTGRDAVVMGSRISGDIGIDIPAGSIANSVEKSEIAGASSGIRLTGSENILRENIISGGQFAVELRGSNNYIVLNVLSGGRGVNALNGYGNTIALNFINRTGHIGVYMSKSTGNNTIFGNVFWYCYNYCAADESGGNSWYIANETTKMGNYWYNHVSPDSNKDGIVDSPYAIATTTGKDVLDLYPLASPPSQVLGVFSGTSTTTITTTATTITSYTVTTATNTFPTKTTATGSETSSASTSAQGGGGYGNIVIASVAAVLLLSVMLLAVMRRRK
- a CDS encoding aspartate aminotransferase family protein, yielding MENTVLISRLSEIAKREEEEYRRKTGRSKELWERARKVLPGGVTYAIRFFRPYPLFIKSAKGTRVYDVDGNEYIDFWEGHGTHLLGHLPEQVIEAVNEALKKGSHLGYENPYALEYAEFLTKLLPGIEMIRFSNSGTEANLYAVRAARAYTGKNYIVKMEGGWHGGVESLHKATSSPPFDLPESAGLPQDFTKFTIAVPYNDIEAVERALRSYPTAAVIVEPVLGGGGCIGPDEGYLKELRRLTLEHGTLLIFDEVITGFRLSPGGGQEFFGVKADMVIYGKAVGGGMPGAGAIGGRREIMEMMDHIKFPDRARRAFHGGTFTGNPITIHAGRALVEYLSSHREIYQHANSAWEDLRRKAEKICSSYGVECFSTGAGTMTGIHFTRKRPRNTGEAYELRWSGGLAERALNLHARNNGVLYLGEGMAHLLPALVHDDSELKSFMDAMESLLSEATRR
- a CDS encoding 4Fe-4S dicluster domain-containing protein: MENVKRVFIVVERCVGCKSCEIACHIEHSKSKDLYKAIFEIPRPKRFNTVLKVDQYNASLRCAHCEDPPCANVCPTGALQKDEETGFVTYNPAKCIGCWQCAMVCPFGAIYPDYETLTAAKCDGCIERVKSGRLPACVEACPTNALVFADVKEMEQFKRERSLRELTAGQKVSIFELGVV
- a CDS encoding FAD/NAD(P)-binding oxidoreductase, with protein sequence MRVVIIGNGIAGISALREMRKYDKSSEIIVLSREKLDETRPFYSPAAIPYYIEGRLSKDNLFSRDVSFYQKNKAKLYLGEDVKFIDTSKKIVSTGRREIPYDRLIIASGASPRRLKIPNSDMALVVRTYDDAERLKSSAGKEIAIIGAGPVGVEIALSLRKLGKRVKLIEALENVLSTVFSKKLSNMIENNLRRDGIEIYKEEKVIELKDEPERGVKTEGGFYRADTIVMAVGVKPNTEFVDESIRLGKSGGIIVDEFMRTSSPDVFAAGDCIELKHALEDAVSPIPTWTNAFETGKIAGANVAGESVKHDGGVRLNSINIDDKAFFSLGNVWKYDEEIEIEKDGLLELYYSRDGKIVGAEMVGDVRWSGLLKRYLMRRREIFPVFNGIDEVKKTLLDQDLLF